GCTGGATATTGCACAATACGAGACAAACTATGCTGTGCATATTTGGGGCAATGGACACAAGGGCATGACCCCTTGTGCCCTTGGGGGTTGCTCTGCCAAGGCCACGTTGCTATATCATTATGATAAGGGTAATCCTGTTAGGCAAACACATCAAACAAATAGTTACTCCTGATTGCAGACCTTGTCTAGGCAGATTTAAGCCTGGGTTAAAATGGTGCTGAGTGTGCAATCCTCTGGCACAGCACAACAGGGGCTGAGAGAGGGATACGTGGGGGCTTCTGTGCCTCAGGACCCCAGGCAGGCACTCTCTGAGGCTCAGGCTAATTCCTGGAAGTATCTAAAAATTGCAACAGAATAAGttccctctctttccccttCACTTCTTGTGTAGAAGAGGACAGATGACTCTTATGTCAGCCTGTTTTGCTTCTATATTTATGTCCTGCCTCAGGCTCACAATGTTCAGCTCAGATGCAATCCAGTCTGGTTGTATTAATACatctgggaaaatatttttaacaacCAACATCAAGCTGAAGGCCAAAACCATCCACAGGCACCAGGAGCTCTCTGACCCCTCTTGACCACTTGCTTACAAAACAGAAATGCTCCCCAAAAGGTGCTCTGAAGATTTTTAAGGGCCAAGCATGCTTTTCAGCTTCCCTCTGTAATATGCTGGATGAAATTTAATCTCTGCTGTAGCTCTGGGAATTTCCCTAAATTTCCAGAAGGATGAATGTGGCTCTTTTATTACAGGTGCAAAAATCAAGGCTTAATGAGACATGGGCTGTGAACCCAGCCAAGGTGAAGAGGACACTGATGACAGCCTGTGAGCATCCCTGAGGGCTTGCAAAACACCTCCAGCAGAAGGAGCTCATCACCTTGCTGCCCACCTCACTCTGCCAGACCACTTTATCaaggaaacagaataaaaaataagtGTCAAAGCCTTAAAAATTGGGTAATCCCACTCGTGGGCAACATCAACAGATCTGTGATACCAGCTGAGAGATTTATTGAGCCTATCATCAGCTGGGACTGATGTCTGACAGCAGTCAATCCTCACATTATATACTTCCTACAGAGCCACTGGAGAGATTTCCTTTCCAAAACAAAATGTATCAGAGCTTCATTTGGGCTCTCAAGAAGCAAAAATgggtaaggttggaagggaccactggaggtcatctagtccaacccccctgctcaagcagagtCCCTGGGAGCACATTACTCTGGATTGTGTCCAGCAGCTTTTTAATATCTTCAGGGAAGGAGACTCCTCAAGGTCTCTGGGCAACCTACTCCACCAAGAACCATTTCGGATGCAGATTTTTGGAATTTGCTCAGCAACAGCCAGGAAACAAGAATTACAAGAGAAGTTTTGCTTACTTCGTTGTTTTCAAAgtagatttttctttcatgccATGGATCAGGATGGAGCTGACCCTATAACACATCAGAGAAAGCAGAGCAGCCAAGGTTATGGGTAGCTCTGGCTCAATGTGAAATGGTGATTCACACAAAGTCAAGCAAGCAGAGACTGACTGTAATACAAATGAAGActgaggaggaagaagatgTGGATGCAGGGCAGTGCAATGGTGAGTCATGAGAACAGGGCATGGTTCAAGGCCATGACTCCTCACCTGGACAGGGCAATGTTGTCTGATGATTCCAGCAAGGGAGTCCAGAGGATTGCCCCAACCCAGATCACTGCTGACTGTCTAATCAGCTGTCTTGtttatgaaatgaaaatatttttgcacttTCCAGGAAAACTTCTGTATCTTTTCCAAACTGATTTGATATTCTGAAATGAAAGGACAGCTACTTGCGAAAATGCTCCCCTAAAAAATGGAGATGGGCAAAGAGACACACAAAAGGCATGTACAGACCCAGGCAGATATAGCAGGGAGGTGCTCTCATCTCTATATCTGATGTGCAACAGTCATACAGGGTGAACAGCCCTCACTCACCACCATGCAGGAAGATGTGCACTCCTCCTTATGAGGCAGCCCCAGGCAGCTTCCTTTACTGCCTTCCCATCCCTGGTGCTGCAGGCAGCCAAGGGCCCTGAGATGACAGAAACAAAGGACAAGCTCATCAGGGgaacaagcagcagcagaagaaatgaAACTGAAAGGTTTTTGAGAAAATGTTTGTGTGAGGCTTCCACGAGGTGTCAGCAACAGCTATTATTCATCAGAGCTGAACAGagtgcctggggctgccatCCGCCTCCTCACATGGCATGTCCTCACCAAAGGAGAACAAATCCTGTCTAGTgactgccagcagctctgccgcCGTGTCTCCACACAGGATGACCAGTCTCTGTCCCctaacagagcagagcagagggttCCCCATGCCGAGCCCAGACCCCCAAGGACCAGAACAATATACTTGCATATTATCCCTGACCTAAAGAACTCACCAGCTGAAACAGGATGGTCGAAGCAGCGTTACTGCATCCTGTGTGCAGGTGGGATACTGGTGGCAGAGAGATTAAACTGAAGATCAGTGATGTACCTGTGGTGAGAGGGGAACATACAGTGTGTATATTCCAGCCCAGCGCCCCTACCACAAAACCCCTGACTCTCCTCATTCCTTACTTCACTCTGAAGATGTGCAGTTTTAGCTAAATAGGACATTAGGTATTTCTCTCTGACTTGTTGATGAAGATCCCAGAGGCTAAAAGTGAAgtggcagctgtgctgctccagcccaccagGGATCTGGAGCTGTTGTCTAAACTCTGCTGACCTTTGGTCCTGAGCCTGCCTTTTTCCAGAGGAGACTGGTAAGTGTTCAGAGTTAAACCCATGCACGAATTCTTTGCAAGGGCTGGAGTAAACCCTGTATCCTTCAGCTGTATTCAAGAAAGAGGGGTGTACTCTTTGGCCATCTTCAATCTCATGCTCAAACCCAGCACTAGACTATGTTCAGTGTATTCCCTGATAGtgcctatttttattttgcttttaattacaCACACAGTCAGGTCCATTATGTCAAAATTATCCTGCCCTCAATTTAATGAAAGCCTTAGGAAGCAAATGACGTCTGCCACAAGAAATGGCAGAGCTTTTCCCTTCGTCCGATTACGTAGTTGGGGTTTCCGTAGTATTAAGAAGGTTTTAGTTGGTCACTGGCTGGAGAAACCAAAGGATCAAGATCCCGAAGGAGGGTGAAGATGAAAATAGCTCTGAAAGGATACGTCACGTTACTTGGATGTGGCTGCACCGATAGAGTAATCTCTGTCATGTGCCAAGGAACCTGTGATAAGCCCTCTCATAGTTGGATTGGTAATAAGATCAGCTGCTTAATTCAAAGTGATTAAAACCAGGCTGGactgcaaacaaacaaatcatGTTCATGGGTCTGtgcaaaaaaaatatacatatcAGAAATGTAAAACTTTTCTGGGCTGTCCTGTTACATCACTAGAGCTGAGTACCGCACCCTATAAACAATTTTGGGGCCAAATGTAATCCAGTGCAGCCCACAGACAGGCTGCCCTTCCTGCCACAGGCAGGCTCCCACTTCAAATGTATGTGACAAATACAATTTGCAAAGGGTTACCCACCAGCTGCGAGGCTGAAAGCACTTGGCATGCTCTGGCCTATTTTTAAGCCAGTGCTGGGGCCCAAAGCACACTATGGTTGTAACCATTCCCACTGCCTCCGTAGGAGAGCTTGGCCCATGGATAACAATCTCACTTCTACACCAAAGACATTAATTTCCTATGAAAAAGTCAGTTTGGCTTTGCAACTGTGCTAATGCCTTGCCTTTGGGCTCTGGCACCACTTGGCTTGCCCAGGCATATGTGCAGGATGAGTAGAAAGGTCTGAGCAACCTGACATTACCACACCGGACATCCAAATCAATGGCAACGTCCTAGCAACACCTAGAAAAGGATTTGGGATTCTCATCAGGGCATCCCAGGAGCAGGAGCCATACAGAGATGCAGTGGGTACCACTGCCATCAGCAATGGGCACCAAGGCATGGGCAGACACAAAGGAAGGGCTGTAGAAGCAGCTATTTTTAAACCATTTCTTTCGGTCCTGCACTTTGGTACCAATTATCCCATGGCTGCAGTGATAGGACGTGACTGACAGGTCAGTGCCCTGGTGGTAGCAGGGAGTGGTGAAGCGGCTGCCTTTAATGGGTTTTCACCTGGAATCGGAAACAAGCAGCGAAAGAGGATTTTCTGTGCCCTGGCTGACATCCAAGACACCAGGGATCTGCAGGGATCCTCGGATGACGAATTGTGCTGACAAACGCTGGACGTAATTCTCTCCGGCAAAGCAGATCAGTGGATGTTATCCTTCTTCTCTTCCCTCAGATGTGGTCAGCAAGAGTTTTTAAGTGTGACAGTGGTGCACAGtgtcctgcccagctcccccaCCTGCCTGCACCCCCTCACACGGATCCCCAGGGTTTGCTGTGAGCGTTGCTTGGCAGGGAAGAAGttacaaagcaaagcaagcacAGTTTAGGCATTGTTTCCCTGGCTGAATGGTGGTTCAGAAGAGGCACAACAAAGGGGATGGCTGTTCCTCGCCAGCTTCTTACTCATCGCGGTCATCAGCACAGTTGGTAGCGCGATGTggtctcccttcctgcctccctgAGCAGCTTCACAGAGAGGGCTGCAGGGAAGCAGAGCATTTCAGCCCCTGCCTGGTGATCCCCCTCAGTGTACACAAGCGTCTCCCAttccagcagcaaacagcagcagagggacAACTCCAAGGACAGAGAAATCAGACCTGTGGCCTGTGAACCCATCAGCAACTGGCACTGCTACCTGCAGATGCCAGAGACTCTGATCTTCCTGACTGAGAGGACAATGGCTGCAAGAGGGGGAGACACTGGGGCCAAATACAcagaggaagagggaaatgGTCTCAGGGGGTCAAGGATGGAGCAGATCCCAGTATTTGCTATCAGTAAGGAGGCCTTAGGAGAGAGCAGATCCCAGCAACGCCAGCACTCGCCTTCCTAGTGTGTGACCGTACATGTGCATTTTAGGGCCAAGGGACTCCAGGTGCCCAAGGGGAGCCCCTGGTGCAGGGCTGCAGACAGTGCTGGGCTCACCCCACGTCATGACCATCTCCTTGCTCTTCTGTAGCCCAAACCTGACAGGTGCCTGTCagagggaatggctgcaggCAAATGTCACTCTCTGAAGACATCCCAGAGACACAAATTTAGCAACAAGCATGTGTGCACACACGTGTGCTGGCCGAAGGGCAGTGCCAGGCCCCAGCCCGAGCCACCCACGGGGGCCAAGAGCTGGCATCGGCcaggctgggccctgccagggCGGGCACGGGGGTGTGACACCGCCTGCCCCGGCACACGTGTCCCCGAGCACTGCACGTCTGCAGCCTCCCGCGCCCAGGAGGCCGGGtatcccacagcccctgggcacAGCCCGCTGTGGCCCAGACGCCATGTGCCCTTGACCCGTGTGTCCAGGCTCTGGTGTGCCCCGGATCCTCCAGACTCAGGATCCCGTGGCCTCGGGATTCTGCACCCTCTGCTCTCTGCATCCCTTAGTCCCAGGGCCCCACACCCCCAGGACACCATGTACCTGGACTCCATACCTTtgggaccccagaccccccacACTGCTGGGACCCCATATCCCTGGGACCTCACACCCCAGGGAACCCCGATCCCtacacccccgggaccccacACCCCCATGCTCCTGGAACCGCATGTCCCTGTGACCTCCTGCTCCCGGAAGCCCCGATCCCTACGCCCCCGGGCCCCCCAtgccccccgccccgcggcattcccgccccgcccccgcgggaCTCCGAGCCCTCAGCCAAGTTTCTTGGAACTTCGCCTCCCGTGACGCACGCGCCGGCGCCGGGCCCCATCCTCCCGGCGCAGCCAATGGGCGGCCGGGGCGCCGGGGCGGCGGCCAATCGGCGCCGGCCGGACAGTTCCCCGGTCCTGACCGACCTTCACcgcccgggcggggcggcgaTAAAAGGGCCccgcggcggcgcgcggcgctCCCGCCTCCCGCCCCTCCACTGCGGCGGACACGGCACGGGCGGCACCGCGGGACCGGCGGGGAGGTGAGCGCCGGCAGCGGGGGAGGGAGACAGGCCGTTCCCGTGCACCGGGCCCCGTGCACCAGGGATATGGGCGTCCTGAGCGCTGCCAGGAGGCCGTTCCCCTGTACCAGGTCTCCGTGCACGGGAATAAGGGTGTCCAGTGCATCGCGGGGAGGCCGTTTCCCCGTACCGGGTTCCCGTGCGCCAGGGACATGGGCGTCCTGTGCGCTGAGGGGAGGCCGTTTCACGGAGAGCCCCGGTGCCGGCTCTCCGTgtactggggacacgggggtccCGTGCAGCGGGAGCAGGGACGgacggagggagggagggacagcgATCCCGTGCTCCGGGGTGCGGGTGTCTCCTGCCCCGGGGTGTCGCGCCGGCTCGCTGTCCCCCGCGCCggcgggggagcgggcgggCCAAGCCGGCGAGCCCCGGAAGCAGCCCGGGGAGCCCCGGCCGCCCGGCACTGACCGCCCGTCCGCTCCCGCAGGTCCGGGCCGATGGTGGCAGGCAGCCCCCGGCGGAGCCCGGCCGCACGCCATGCCCTGGAGCGTCCGCTGGGTCGGCGGCTGCGGCGGCCAGTCCCAGAAGCAGTGCAAGAAATCCTCCTTCGCCTTCTACCAGGCGGTGAGGGACCTGCTGCCCGTCTGGTTCCTGGAGGACATGCGGACCATGGAGGCCTTCCACTGGGAGGACGGGGGCAAGGTGAGCGTGTACTCGCCCTCGGAGGCGCTGCTCTACGCGCTGGTGCACGACCACCAGCCCTACGCCCGGCACCTGCTCACTAAGTTCCCCCAGAGcgccctggctgtgcccagccagAGCTTCAGCTGCTGCCAGTCGGCCCCGCACCTGGCCATGGCCGTCCGCTACAACCGCGTCCGGGTGCTCTTCCGAATCCTCAAGGCCCTGCAAGCCTTGCCCCCGAGTGACAGAGCCGCCCACCTGGACCGCCAGGGCTGCAGCCGCGTGGAGGGCGGCAAGACAGCCTTGCACATGGCCTGCGAGCTGGTGCGGCCCGagtgcctgctcctgctgctggggcacGGCGCGGCGCCCTGCCTGCACGACAGCGCTGGGAACACCCCCCTCGACACCCTCCTGCAGCAGATCTCCCACGTGCCGGCAGCTAACATGCGTGCCAAGCTCCTCTGCCTCGACTGCCTCTTCTTCTTCGTGCCTCAGGACCTCAAGTTTGCAATGAAACAGCAGCTGTTGGACAACAGGCAGCAGTGGCAGGACCTCCTGGGAGAGAACAGGTTCCAGTGCCTGGTGGGCTTAGCTCCCCCATCGCTGTTTGTCGGAGCCATGCGTGTCTTGATCAGGACCATTTCACCTGAGCACTTCCCAGAGGCTCTGGATAATCTGCCTCTGCCTCATTTTCTAAAGCCTTTGGACTTGAAACTGGAGAGCTAGAGGGGTGGCATAAGAGCCTCCCGCTCACCTGACAGAAATAGACTTGTGCTAAAAATGTATCATTATACAAAGCTGCTAATGCAGTGGCCAAGTATCTGTTTTACTGAGaagagtattttttaaaagaactgtATCCGGCACTTTAcagtatattttatttaaagatcCTTGTGAGGTGAGGGCCATGCTGCATTTTATAAAGATGTTCTATGGCATGTACGAATGAGGGTATGGGGAAGAACTTATTTGTAAATACATCCGAATAAATCAGTGGCAGATGTGATCAAAATACAAAACAAGCAACTGAAAACCCTGGAGTGGCATGTGCCTTGGAAAAGGGTGTGCAGGGTGGGGGAGTATCTTTTTGTTAGGATTTCCCTGTTACATAAGCCTCACCATCCTGGAACAGGATGACTCCTTTTTTACAGCTCTCCTAATACATCTTGGCAGAGATGcggggtttttttaaaggcacAGATGAAAACTTCCTCATCTTCTACACAAGACCAAAGTGCAGCCAGATACCGTTACAACTTCCCTAAACAAGGCTGCCAAGGATGTGCATCTgaacaaaatgtattttaaaatatgcataaatAACAGTTGGCTTCCTTGTAAAGTTGTCTCTGTTCTCCTTGGAGGGCCAAGGTGTTTGTCAGGCAGAGAGAGATGGAGCACATTTGTTGCTGTGGCCAAAAATGTAcctgccctggccaggctggaccctgcagcccctctgtgtgactgctgcagggtgaggatagcacagagcaggagagccAGCCTGCTATTGCCAGGGGGATGTAAGGAGGTGTGACAATGGCCCAGGATCCTAGATCATGGCTTTTTCAATGGATTCTGGCCACTCCACTGCCACTCCCCATCAGTGCGTGATGGCTCAGGTTCAGCTGAGAGCACCGTGACAGTCTCGGTGTTTACTCTGGGTGCCAGAGGAGTAGCTTAGATATCCAGACTTTCCCCAGCTATCCCTCCTGAGATGCTCCAAGGTAGAAGCAACATCCTCACAGCTGCTCCAGATCAAAAAGCCCTTTTGGGGTAATGTCCTGCTTCTCTTTTGACCAAGCAAAGGGTACAGCTTCAGTTCCTTGCTCTGCAGTCTTAACTCTTCAGCATTTTGGGCAGTCCCTGTGTAACTGGCACTAGtgtgctctgcagggagctgtgctggctccaCCAGCCCTGCAAATGATTGTGATCTCCtaggacacagcactggagccTTGGCTCTGTTCTTGGAAGTTGTCATTGAAACTGTAGGGTTTTGTTTCAGGGCTTAAATTTGTAGCCAGGGAGCATTTTGCCACTTGAACTATTTCAGGACTGCTGTTCACTCTAGGGTCATCAAGGAATTGATGTGTTTAGGAGAGAAGAGCCATGTTCAAGGCAcaaatttttttattcattaattaCTTTTGGTTGAGGAATggaaaaaacacagaattaGGCACTATAAGCTGTCCATGTTTCAGCAGAAGAGAGTGGTATTTAATCTAAAATAATCTCCATACTGCATGCACAATAAAAGATAAGCCATGCTTCTGAAATttgagaagaaacagaaaaaagattGCTATTCTTAGCCTGATAGCACTGAAAATGTTTCCTAGAAgagaaaatgttcctttttcCTAAGAAATGAAGCTCATACATGCTCAAACCTATTACCATGGGAAATTCAAATCCCTTGctggaaaacatggaaaaattcTAACTGTTCTCTTCAGCTGCCTTGTTGgttataaaaatacagaaatccaGAAAACTAATCCTAATCTTCCAAACATagccacttaaaaaaaaaaatctctgttgCTACCCTCTTTATTAGAGTAGCTGTTCTGCATTGCTTGTGGAAGAATGCTATGGAAACATCTTTCCAAACAGACTAGTAAAGGAGTCGGGTCTAACTTGCACATGGCAAAGTTTCCTAGGTGAGGTGGGGGAAGAGACAGCGAGGGGTTGGGTGGGACAGAATGTTTATCAGCTCTGCAAAGACATAATGAGGTTCAGCAGTAGGGGGCAGCTGGTTGAACTGCGTGCTGGAAAACGCTCCTGCTCCCAAGCTGTGAGAGCAATTACACACTGCAACAGCCCAACAGGCTGGGCAGGATATCCTACACCTTCAAATGAGCCCTTTAACAAAACACCAAGGCAAAGGCTGCCCTGTGACTCTCTGGAGCCCTCCCACCAGCTCTGGGGTAATTCATTTCAACAAACAGAACTGATCCCCTCAACATGTTGCGATGGCTGCGAAGCCAGCTGACTGCTGTGCCCTTCCTGTTAttctgggacaggaggcagaCTTGGTGCCAAGCCCACGCTGGGATGGCTCTGCCCAAGGTCACCAGCAGCCCTCGCTGTGTGTGGCTCGTTGATGTCTGCCATGCTTCATGTGGAGGAACTGTGGGCAAAATGCAGGGGTGAGCGTGCAGATCACTCACCCAGCTGGGTCCAGGCTTGTTTTTCAGACAAGAGTCACAGCTTGGAAAAAGGCTGGGGCTTTTTGCATTGGAAACAGAAGTCTTTTGTTTATAGACCAAGCAATAGCAGCATCATCTTTCCTCAGACTGACCTGCCAGCACATCTCTGTCTTCTACCACCCTTAGGGCACAGTGGAGTTCAGGCTCCACAGCCCATTCACTTTTCCATCTCTCGGAGAAGGCTACCAACAAAAGTACCAAGAAGTGCCAGCTGCATCACCACTGACAAGCTTGATAAAGCAAACAGGAACAGTGATTATATCACTGCAGAAGAGAACTGTGGTGCTAGAGCCAGGAAGCTGGCCACAAAGGTGTGGAAAAGAAGATTCCTAAATCCTAACACCACAGGAGCAGAGGGGTAAGGAGATAAAAGCTTCCGTCTTACCTGCACAGCTTAATGTTGTCACACATGCCAAATTACTCATCCATAGGAAATACTTTCCAAAAGCTTGCAAGACAGTAGATAGAACCAGCATTCCTGAAAAGCTTGGTTACAGTCAGTCCCCTAAAAACTACCTTCTGTCAGGAAACAGTGATGAAATCTAATAAATATGTCTCATGGGTTGTTCAAACACTTTCAAACCAAAATATTCATATACTACCCACCTTGTAGTACAAAGTGGCTTTATTTGCTGTGACAGGTAAAAAAGGCCTGAAACATTATCATTCAGAAAGCAAGGGGAGGGAGGAAGTACTGAGTTAGTTTTGACTCTGCAACTGAATCCTCACTGCAGTTCCCAAAGTTTAGCCTGCCTAGAGTCTGCTGAAGGACATGAAGTCTATTGCAATTTTGAGTAACTTGTTTAAAAGATGGGTTTGTGCTCTTTAACAGTCTTCCTTTACCCTGGCACGGAAAGAAGAGGCAAGGAAAGACAGAGCCTAGAAAGGGGCCAGGGTGCCAGGTTTGTGTCCTAATTTCCTATTTGTCCTATGTCTGGTGTTCAAACCATATGGGTTTTTGATTTGCAGGGCAAGAAATCTACTGACATCAGCAGATCCTTGTGCATTGCATCATCCCATCCCGGCAAACAAGGCACTTGTGCCATGTGCTTAATATTTAAAGAGCACGGTAAATCCTTGCAAACCAAGTTTATTAAGAACTAAGTTAATAAGAGTACTTGTATCCCTGCTTGGTGTCAGCACGTGTCTGAGGCTACATAACCATGAATTCCTAGGCTGGCTTCAGTGGTGTCTCCTCCTCCACCTGTAATATGTGAAAAGGAAGTTCTGCTTATGACTTGCTCAGGCCACATCCAATTGTCCTCTATTACCAAGAATCTCATCTATGGTGCTgcaaggctgctgctggcactgatTTACTCCTGCTCTTGCCACCACACAGGTACAGGTGCACGTGTAGTACAAGAGTGGAAGGAGCTGAGCTCCCCCACAAAACCTAACTCAGCAGCAAACACAAATACAGTTTGCAAAAGCATCAGAGATCCCTCCCTGCTGCTACAAGAAATGGAACCAAGTTCAGCTGGGGTACAAAGATTGCCCCCACTTGCCCTGATGACCCCTGAAATTACCAGTATCT
This window of the Anomalospiza imberbis isolate Cuckoo-Finch-1a 21T00152 chromosome 6, ASM3175350v1, whole genome shotgun sequence genome carries:
- the ANKRD9 gene encoding ankyrin repeat domain-containing protein 9, whose amino-acid sequence is MPWSVRWVGGCGGQSQKQCKKSSFAFYQAVRDLLPVWFLEDMRTMEAFHWEDGGKVSVYSPSEALLYALVHDHQPYARHLLTKFPQSALAVPSQSFSCCQSAPHLAMAVRYNRVRVLFRILKALQALPPSDRAAHLDRQGCSRVEGGKTALHMACELVRPECLLLLLGHGAAPCLHDSAGNTPLDTLLQQISHVPAANMRAKLLCLDCLFFFVPQDLKFAMKQQLLDNRQQWQDLLGENRFQCLVGLAPPSLFVGAMRVLIRTISPEHFPEALDNLPLPHFLKPLDLKLES